The following are encoded in a window of Arvicanthis niloticus isolate mArvNil1 chromosome 1, mArvNil1.pat.X, whole genome shotgun sequence genomic DNA:
- the LOC117703088 gene encoding olfactory receptor 52K1-like has protein sequence MMPCNSTSHPSFFILQGIPGMEDKHRWISIPFSSMYFITVMGNCTILFTISMERSLHKPMFLLLFLLALTDLGMSTTTIPKVLCIFWFGQSQISYEGCLVQMFFIHSISAMQSSVLMTMAFDRYVAICKPLRYSTILSNSRIGLIGLASLVRAILFILPMPILLQRMPFHANRVIPTTYCEHMAVVKMVCVDTTVNRIYGLVVAMLVVGIDISAIASSYVLILRAIMHLSSKEAHHKAVNTCTTHICVMLVSYTPSLFSFLTHRFGRGIPPHVHTILGNLYFLVPPMLNPIIYGVKTKEFRDKVTKYLYRRKEPIIFSHNQKLV, from the coding sequence ATGATGCCCTGCAACAGCACCAGCCAcccttctttcttcattctccaAGGCATTCCTGGGATGGAAGACAAACACAGATGGatctccatccccttctcctccatGTATTTTATCACTGTGATGGGAAACTGCACCATTCTTTTCACCATTTCCATGGAACGCTCCCTGCACAAGCCCATGTTCCTGTTGCTCTTTCTCTTGGCTCTCACAGACTTAGGCATGTCAACGACCACCATCCCTAAGGTGCTCTGCATATTCTGGTTTGGACAGAGTCAGATAAGCTACGAAGGCTGCTTAGTCCAGATGTTCTTCATCCATTCCATCTCTGCCATGCAGTCATCTGTCCTGATGACCATGGCCTTTGACCGTTATGTGGCTATCTGTAAGCCCTTGCGTTATTCCACCATTCTTTCCAATAGTCGCATTGGGCTCATTGGCCTAGCAAGTCTGGTACGAGCAATCCTCTTTATTCTTCCCATGCCTATCCTCCTCCAGCGTATGCCTTTTCATGCCAATCGAGTCATCCCCACCACCTACTGTGAACACATGGCTGTGGTGAAGATGGTATGTGTCGATACCACAGTCAATAGGATATATGGTTTGGTTGTGGCTATGCTGGTGGTTGGGATAGACATCTCAGCTATTGCCTCATCTTATGTGTTAATCCTACGAGCTATCATGCATCTCTCTTCCAAGGAAGCCCACCACAAAGCAGTCAACACCTGCACCACACACATCTGTGTCATGCTTGTCTCCTACACCCCtagtcttttctcttttctgactcATCGCTTTGGAAGAGGCATTCCGCCTCATGTCCACACTATTCTTGGCAACCTCTACTTCCTTGTACCACCAATGCTCAATCCTATTATTTATGGAGTAAAAACCAAGGAATTTCGGGACAAAGTTACCAAATATTTATACAGGAGAAAGGAGCCTATAATTTTTTCTCACAATCAAAAACTTGTTTGA